A DNA window from Castanea sativa cultivar Marrone di Chiusa Pesio chromosome 7, ASM4071231v1 contains the following coding sequences:
- the LOC142643240 gene encoding serine carboxypeptidase-like 18 isoform X1, translating to MANMATESIFLKVSCINGKYVGLMCLHVLLVLLLSSFATSSKTILDTLPGYPGTLPFKLETGYVAVGETDDLELFYYFIESQRNPVRDPLVLWLTGGPGCSALSGLLYEIGPLTFDYTAFNGSRPTLVQNPYSWTEIANVIFLDAPVGTGFSYSHTQEGYYSSDTKLPQAIYLFLRKWLLDHPRYIKNPLYIAGDSYSGVIVPQVTLLISNGNIDGSVPPMSLLGYMLGNPVTEQHGDQNSRVKYFHRLTLISDELYESIKAACNEEYVTPDINNSTCMDDIGLVAECTLRVNDAHILEPKCSFATPRPKTMNWGRKFFDDIPDEIIQSPTKRQEKWCRNSNYVLSYMWANDQAVQNALGVRNGTILDWKRCNKSLAYDSNLFSVVHYHEELQKRGYRALIYSGDHDMMIPYVGTLAWVNFLNMTTVDGWRPWTVDGQIAGFTEKYVKTTTGDGLTFATVKGGGHTAPEYKPKECLEMADRWLSFYGL from the exons ATGGCTAATATGGCAACTGAATCAATATTTCTAAAAGTTTCGTGCATTAATGGCAAGTATGTTGGTTTAATGTGTCTTCATGTACTTCTTGTATTACTTCTCTCAAGCTTTGCAACATCTTCGAAGACGATCTTGGACACTTTACCAGGCTATCCTGGTACACTTCCATTCAAACTGGAAACTGG ATATGTTGCAGTAGGGGAAACAGATGATTTAGAGCTATTCTACTATTTCATTGAGTCACAAAGAAACCCAGTAAGAGACCCTCTTGTGCTTTGGCTTACCGGAGGCCCTGGTTGTTCAGCTCTCTCCGGCCTCCTTTACGAAATCG GACCACTAACTTTCGACTATACCGCTTTCAATGGTAGCAGGCCAACGCTGGTTCAGAACCCGTACTCATGGACTGAG ATCGCAAATGTAATATTTTTAGACGCACCTGTTGGTACTGGATTCTCGTACTCTCATACCCAAGAAGGTTACTACAGCTCGGACACAAAATTACCTCAGGCCATATATCTTTTCCTTAGAAAG TGGCTGTTAGATCATCCCCGATATATCAAAAATCCACTTTACATAGCTGGTGATTCCTATTCAGGCGTAATTGTTCCCCAAGTTACTCTTCTAATATCAAATG GTAACATAGATGGAAGCGTACCTCCCATGAGTCTCCTA GGATACATGCTTGGCAACCCAGTGACAGAACAACATGGTGATCAGAATTCAAGAGTGAAATATTTCCACCGGTTGACACTCATATCAGATGAACTTTACGAA TCGATAAAAGCAGCTTGCAACGAGGAATACGTTACTCCAGATATAAACAATTCAACATGCATGGATGATATTGGACTTGTCGCAGAG TGCACATTAAGAGTAAATGATGCGCACATTTTGGAACCCAAGTGTAGCTTTGCAACCCCAAGACCAAAAACCATGAACTGGGGAAGAAAATTTTTTGACGACATACCGGATGAGATCattcaatcaccaactaaacGCCAAGAAAAGTGGTGTCGG AATAGCAATTATGTGCTCTCTTACATGTGGGCCAATGATCAAGCTGTACAAAATGCTCTTGGTGTCCGAAAC GGGACGATACTAGATTGGAAGAGGTGCAATAAAAGCTTAGCTTATGATAGCAACCTCTTCAGCGTGGTCCATTATCATGAAGAACTCCAGAAAAGaggctatcgagctttaatatACAG TGGTGACCACGACATGATGATTCCATATGTGGGTACACTAGCATGGGTAAATTTTCTGAATATGACAACGGTTGATGGTTGGAGGCCTTGGACTGTTGATGGTCAAATTGCAGG attcACAGAGAAATATGTGAAAACAACTACTGGAGACGGCTTAACCTTTGCTACAGTGa
- the LOC142643714 gene encoding serine carboxypeptidase-like 7 isoform X1: MSMAAQQQKFESMFSSTVITLLWLLAFSMLCTAQSQSIVETLPGFPGKLPFKLETGYVGVGEADDVQLFYYFIESERNPRKDPLLLWLTGGPGCSGFSGLVYEIGPLSFNYENFDGNEPTFQLNQYSWTKVASIIFLDAPVGTGFSYSRTSQGYNMTDTLSAAQTYEFLRKWLLDHPKFLTNVLYVGGDSYSGISVPIIVQEIHNGNAVGNVPFMKLNGYCLGNPGTDRRSDVSTQIEYAHRVALISDELYESIKESCHGEYVRVDPENVQCLKDIQAYTDCIAKLDHANILEPNCPLISPKSKGIGWDQAIFEENPMDILLSWSQTPTLWCRVYNYVLSYIWANDENVQNALGIRKGTKLSWFRCNKTLSYTYDVVSTIEYHRNLTNTAYRSLIYSGDQDLVVPYVGTQEWIRSLNMTITADWQPWFVEGQIAGYTRFFTKNLYHMTFATVKGGGHTAPEYKPRECFAMVDRWLSYYSL, from the exons ATGA GCATGGCAGCACAGCAGCAAAAGTTTGAGAGTATGTTCAGCTCCACTGTCATCACCTTGCTTTGGCTGCTTGCATTTTCTATGTTGTGCACGGCCCAGTCCCAGTCAATTGTCGAGACTCTACCTGGCTTTCCTGGTAAACTTCCATTTAAACTTGAAACAGG ATATGTGGGGGTGGGTGAAGCAGATGATGTGCAACTATTTTACTACTTCATTGAATCTGAGAGGAATCCAAGGAAGGACCCTCTGCTGCTTTGGCTTACTGGAGGCCCTGGTTGTTCTGGCTTCTCAGGACTGGTTTATGAAATTG GTCCACTGTCATTTAATTACGAAAATTTTGATGGGAATGAACCAACATTCCAATTGAACCAATATTCATGGACCAAG GTTGCTAGCATTATATTTTTGGATGCTCCTGTTGGCACAGGATTCTCCTATTCAAGAACCTCCCAAGGTTACAATATGACAGATACATTATCAGCAGCACAAACCTATGAATTCTTGAGGAAG TGGCTATTGGATCACCCAAAATTCTTGACAAATGTACTCTATGTTGGTGGTGATTCATATTCAGGCATTAGTGTTCCAATCATCGTCCAAGAAATACATAATG GTAACGCTGTTGGAAATGTGCCATTCATGAAGCTAaat GGATACTGTCTTGGCAACCCAGGTACAGATCGGCGTAGTGATGTCAGTACACAAATTGAGTATGCTCATCGTGTGGCACTTATATCCGATGAACTCTATGAG TCAATCAAAGAAAGTTGTCATGGCGAGTATGTGAGGGTAGATCCAGAAAATGTGCAATGTCTGAAAGATATTCAAGCTTACACAGAT TGCATTGCAAAACTTGATCATGCCAACATTTTGGAGCcaaattgtcctttaatttccccaaaatcaAAAGGAATAGGATGGGATCAAgcaatttttgaagaaaaccCTATGGATATACTCCTTTCGTGGTCTCAAACTCCTACCTTATGGTGCCGG GTTTATAATTATGTGCTCTCATACATTTGGGCAAATGATGAAAATGTACAAAATGCTCTTGGCATCCGGAAG GGAACAAAATTGAGCTGGTTTAGATGTAATAAGACTTTGTCCTACACATATGATGTTGTAAGTACCATTGAGTATCATCGAAATCTCACAAATACTGCCTACCGATCTCTGATTTACAG TGGAGACCAAGACCTGGTTGTTCCATATGTTGGCACCCAAGAATGGATCAGATCCCTCAATATGACTATCACAGCTGATTGGCAGCCATGGTTTGTTGAGGGCCAAATTGCCGG GTACACAAGGTTCTTTACGAAGAATTTATACCATATGACTTTTGCTACGGTTAAG GGAGGGGGTCACACAGCTCCAGAGTACAAGCCTAGAGAATGTTTTGCCATGGTGGATAGGTGGCTTTCCTACTATTCTCTCTGA
- the LOC142643714 gene encoding serine carboxypeptidase-like 7 isoform X2, which produces MAAQQQKFESMFSSTVITLLWLLAFSMLCTAQSQSIVETLPGFPGKLPFKLETGYVGVGEADDVQLFYYFIESERNPRKDPLLLWLTGGPGCSGFSGLVYEIGPLSFNYENFDGNEPTFQLNQYSWTKVASIIFLDAPVGTGFSYSRTSQGYNMTDTLSAAQTYEFLRKWLLDHPKFLTNVLYVGGDSYSGISVPIIVQEIHNGNAVGNVPFMKLNGYCLGNPGTDRRSDVSTQIEYAHRVALISDELYESIKESCHGEYVRVDPENVQCLKDIQAYTDCIAKLDHANILEPNCPLISPKSKGIGWDQAIFEENPMDILLSWSQTPTLWCRVYNYVLSYIWANDENVQNALGIRKGTKLSWFRCNKTLSYTYDVVSTIEYHRNLTNTAYRSLIYSGDQDLVVPYVGTQEWIRSLNMTITADWQPWFVEGQIAGYTRFFTKNLYHMTFATVKGGGHTAPEYKPRECFAMVDRWLSYYSL; this is translated from the exons ATGGCAGCACAGCAGCAAAAGTTTGAGAGTATGTTCAGCTCCACTGTCATCACCTTGCTTTGGCTGCTTGCATTTTCTATGTTGTGCACGGCCCAGTCCCAGTCAATTGTCGAGACTCTACCTGGCTTTCCTGGTAAACTTCCATTTAAACTTGAAACAGG ATATGTGGGGGTGGGTGAAGCAGATGATGTGCAACTATTTTACTACTTCATTGAATCTGAGAGGAATCCAAGGAAGGACCCTCTGCTGCTTTGGCTTACTGGAGGCCCTGGTTGTTCTGGCTTCTCAGGACTGGTTTATGAAATTG GTCCACTGTCATTTAATTACGAAAATTTTGATGGGAATGAACCAACATTCCAATTGAACCAATATTCATGGACCAAG GTTGCTAGCATTATATTTTTGGATGCTCCTGTTGGCACAGGATTCTCCTATTCAAGAACCTCCCAAGGTTACAATATGACAGATACATTATCAGCAGCACAAACCTATGAATTCTTGAGGAAG TGGCTATTGGATCACCCAAAATTCTTGACAAATGTACTCTATGTTGGTGGTGATTCATATTCAGGCATTAGTGTTCCAATCATCGTCCAAGAAATACATAATG GTAACGCTGTTGGAAATGTGCCATTCATGAAGCTAaat GGATACTGTCTTGGCAACCCAGGTACAGATCGGCGTAGTGATGTCAGTACACAAATTGAGTATGCTCATCGTGTGGCACTTATATCCGATGAACTCTATGAG TCAATCAAAGAAAGTTGTCATGGCGAGTATGTGAGGGTAGATCCAGAAAATGTGCAATGTCTGAAAGATATTCAAGCTTACACAGAT TGCATTGCAAAACTTGATCATGCCAACATTTTGGAGCcaaattgtcctttaatttccccaaaatcaAAAGGAATAGGATGGGATCAAgcaatttttgaagaaaaccCTATGGATATACTCCTTTCGTGGTCTCAAACTCCTACCTTATGGTGCCGG GTTTATAATTATGTGCTCTCATACATTTGGGCAAATGATGAAAATGTACAAAATGCTCTTGGCATCCGGAAG GGAACAAAATTGAGCTGGTTTAGATGTAATAAGACTTTGTCCTACACATATGATGTTGTAAGTACCATTGAGTATCATCGAAATCTCACAAATACTGCCTACCGATCTCTGATTTACAG TGGAGACCAAGACCTGGTTGTTCCATATGTTGGCACCCAAGAATGGATCAGATCCCTCAATATGACTATCACAGCTGATTGGCAGCCATGGTTTGTTGAGGGCCAAATTGCCGG GTACACAAGGTTCTTTACGAAGAATTTATACCATATGACTTTTGCTACGGTTAAG GGAGGGGGTCACACAGCTCCAGAGTACAAGCCTAGAGAATGTTTTGCCATGGTGGATAGGTGGCTTTCCTACTATTCTCTCTGA
- the LOC142643240 gene encoding serine carboxypeptidase-like 7 isoform X2, producing MANTKDFATSSKTILDTLPGYPGTLPFKLETGYVAVGETDDLELFYYFIESQRNPVRDPLVLWLTGGPGCSALSGLLYEIGPLTFDYTAFNGSRPTLVQNPYSWTEIANVIFLDAPVGTGFSYSHTQEGYYSSDTKLPQAIYLFLRKWLLDHPRYIKNPLYIAGDSYSGVIVPQVTLLISNGNIDGSVPPMSLLGYMLGNPVTEQHGDQNSRVKYFHRLTLISDELYESIKAACNEEYVTPDINNSTCMDDIGLVAECTLRVNDAHILEPKCSFATPRPKTMNWGRKFFDDIPDEIIQSPTKRQEKWCRNSNYVLSYMWANDQAVQNALGVRNGTILDWKRCNKSLAYDSNLFSVVHYHEELQKRGYRALIYSGDHDMMIPYVGTLAWVNFLNMTTVDGWRPWTVDGQIAGFTEKYVKTTTGDGLTFATVKGGGHTAPEYKPKECLEMADRWLSFYGL from the exons atgGCAAATACAAAAGA CTTTGCAACATCTTCGAAGACGATCTTGGACACTTTACCAGGCTATCCTGGTACACTTCCATTCAAACTGGAAACTGG ATATGTTGCAGTAGGGGAAACAGATGATTTAGAGCTATTCTACTATTTCATTGAGTCACAAAGAAACCCAGTAAGAGACCCTCTTGTGCTTTGGCTTACCGGAGGCCCTGGTTGTTCAGCTCTCTCCGGCCTCCTTTACGAAATCG GACCACTAACTTTCGACTATACCGCTTTCAATGGTAGCAGGCCAACGCTGGTTCAGAACCCGTACTCATGGACTGAG ATCGCAAATGTAATATTTTTAGACGCACCTGTTGGTACTGGATTCTCGTACTCTCATACCCAAGAAGGTTACTACAGCTCGGACACAAAATTACCTCAGGCCATATATCTTTTCCTTAGAAAG TGGCTGTTAGATCATCCCCGATATATCAAAAATCCACTTTACATAGCTGGTGATTCCTATTCAGGCGTAATTGTTCCCCAAGTTACTCTTCTAATATCAAATG GTAACATAGATGGAAGCGTACCTCCCATGAGTCTCCTA GGATACATGCTTGGCAACCCAGTGACAGAACAACATGGTGATCAGAATTCAAGAGTGAAATATTTCCACCGGTTGACACTCATATCAGATGAACTTTACGAA TCGATAAAAGCAGCTTGCAACGAGGAATACGTTACTCCAGATATAAACAATTCAACATGCATGGATGATATTGGACTTGTCGCAGAG TGCACATTAAGAGTAAATGATGCGCACATTTTGGAACCCAAGTGTAGCTTTGCAACCCCAAGACCAAAAACCATGAACTGGGGAAGAAAATTTTTTGACGACATACCGGATGAGATCattcaatcaccaactaaacGCCAAGAAAAGTGGTGTCGG AATAGCAATTATGTGCTCTCTTACATGTGGGCCAATGATCAAGCTGTACAAAATGCTCTTGGTGTCCGAAAC GGGACGATACTAGATTGGAAGAGGTGCAATAAAAGCTTAGCTTATGATAGCAACCTCTTCAGCGTGGTCCATTATCATGAAGAACTCCAGAAAAGaggctatcgagctttaatatACAG TGGTGACCACGACATGATGATTCCATATGTGGGTACACTAGCATGGGTAAATTTTCTGAATATGACAACGGTTGATGGTTGGAGGCCTTGGACTGTTGATGGTCAAATTGCAGG attcACAGAGAAATATGTGAAAACAACTACTGGAGACGGCTTAACCTTTGCTACAGTGa